The genomic DNA GGGATCCGAGAGCTTTTGGGAAATAGCAGCGATGGCATCTGCCTTATTGTCCTCAATCGCTATTGTACACCTCTTTGCTCCCAGAATCTTTCTGGTGATGAGGGCGCCGGTTAAAAGTCCTTCCGTACGCTCGAGCATAAGTCTATGATCAGCAGTGAGGTATGGCTCACATTCAGCACCATTTATAATCAAGGTGTCTATAGGTTTGTTGCTTGGTGGAGATAATTTAACATGAGTGGGGAAGGTTGCTCCACCCATACCAACGATTCCGCAGTTATTAATTTTTTGGATTAGTTCGCCCGGAGCAGCTTCTTTCCATGGTTTCTCAAAGCTTTCTAAAGGTGCAAACTCATCTGTGCCATCGTTTTCGATTTCAACGGCCATAGTTTGCTTGCCCGTAGGATGTGGAAACATACCTACTGATTTCACTGTCCCGGATACCGATGAGTGAACAGGGGCGGATACAAATCCGCCAGCATCCCCGATTGTTTGCCCGATACATACTCTGTCACCGCGTTTAACCACAGCTTTTGCTGGTGCGCCAATATGCTGGGAAAGAGGGATAATCACTTTATCCGGTGCCGCGAATTCCTCTATTGTAAGGCTTTCGGTCTGTTTTTTATTGTGTGGTGGGTGGATACCGCCTTTGAAACTATATTTCTTAAACAAAGAGAAGCTCCTGTTCTGCTTTGGGGTGGGTATCTCCTTAGACTTAACCCGCTATTTAAACAACAAAATGAAGTAATGAAGAAGTTTAAAGTACTAAGGGACAGCTGGCTTAGTCAAGAGTAATGGCCCTGGAGTTGAAATAACTCTAAAATAATCAAAAAAATAATCATTGAACCTGAATTTCGTATTTGAATTTAGATATATTTGATTAAAAAATTTCAGGCAGTTATCTGGCTTACATATACAAAGAACTGGTACAAACGTATTGTGCCTGTGGAACTACCAGTATTAAATGTGATAGGGTGAGATATGGGAAGTATTCAAAAACCATTGAACGTTAAATTGTTTATGGGTATCATGTATCATAAGCGAATGAATTTAAAAGAAATACTTCAGGAAATCTGTGAGGAATTTGGACAGCAGGACCGTTTTTTGGGTCCCGTTGATTTTGAGTGGTCTCACTACTATGAACAGGAAATGGGAAAAGACCTGCTAAAATATTATACCACCTTTTCGACTCCAATTGATAGAGATCAACTCCCTTCAATAAAACTTTTTACGAACCAGCTTGAAGCTAAATGGGCTAAAAATGAATGCAGAGCGGTAAATATCGACCCCGGATACATCGCAAGAGATAAACTGGTACTGGCTTCAACCAAAGATTTTTATCATCGTTTGTATCTCTCAGACGGGATTTTTGGCGAAGTGACTCTTCATTACAGAAAAGGTGTTTTCAGATACTTTTCCTGGACCTATCCTGATTACAAGGAACCAAAAATCGTAAATTTTCTCGAAATGGCCCGCGCTGATCTTGTTCATGATCTAAGAAACCAGGGTTAAGATTTGTTAGTGACTCCTTTTTGCTTATCGCATATTTTTTTGTTAGATTTATAGTACTAAATTACCAAGAGCATACTTGGTACATGATAGGGTAGTGAAATTACAAAAAAAGAATTTAAGTATTATAATAAGATGGATGAATAGTTCTTTGCATAACTGTATCATAGTAGTATAACACTAATGATGATGAATGATTTTGTCACAAAATTTGCATCAATGGTCTGTTTTGAAAACATCGCGACCAATTCATAAAATTTGTAAGTGGGTGAGGTGAACAATGCCTGAATCATTAAGAAATAAATATATACCAGCATCTGCTATATCCGTTTTGCTTGTAATTGGCTTACATGGAAAATTATTTGCCGACGATATACAGAGCAGCATTGAGGGGATATTCAGTAATTATGATCTAAATTTTGCGCTGATTATGTTTGTAGCAGGTGTTTTATCTGGTCTTGTTCCGGTTGGAATTATATTAGAGCTACGAAGAAAGGGAAAGAAAAAGAAAGATATAATCGATTCAAAACTACGGCAAAAAATCGAAAAGGAAGAAAACGAGAGAATTAGAAAAATTGTCATGGCTCAGGTTTATTGTGATATAAAAACACAGATAGAAAAACATGAATGGCAGAGAATCGAAAATGAGGTTAGGGAAAAATTGCACAGAGAGGCAAAAAGGAAAGTCTCTGAGGATAAAAAAAAAGAAAGTGAACTTTCGCGATAGAGTTTCTTGTTGAAAGACGAGATAGTGGCAAAAAACGGAGACGGTAATGTACATAAGTTCAATAGGTCAGGATTCACACCGGTTTGAAACAGAAGACGTAAGCAAACCCCTCATACTTGGAGCAATAAAAATCCCACAAAGTCCGGGGCTAAGTGGAAACAGTGATGCTGATGTTGTCTTACACGCAATAACTAATGCTATATCGGGAATTAGCGGTGTAAATATACTTGGCAAAGTAAGTGATGATTTATGTCTTAAAGAAGGCATAAAAGATAGTAAAGTTTACCTTCAAAAAGCTCTCCAAACATTAGAAAACACTATTATCAACCATGTATCAATATCAATTGAATGTAAAAAGCCTAAACTTTCAGATCATATTTCAGAGATGAAAAAATCTGTAGCACAGTTACTATCACTACCGGTTAGTAGTGTAGGTATCACCGCTACAACAGGAGAGGGACTTACCGGTTTTGGAAAAGGTGAGGGGATACAGGCTCTTGTTATTCTCTCAGCTCAAAAGTGTAGTTAAAAACACCTATGGGGTTATAATTACTCTCTGTTTAACCCTCTGGCTACTGCTATTTGATACACTAAATTGCACAAAAATATAATATAAACCAGGAACAATGGTTTTCCCATGATCATTCTTTAAAGTCCATTGATAATGGTCTTTAAAATTCTCAACAATGGCACGGGACCCGAAGCTGGAAAGCGATCCAACAAGAGCGCCATCCATGCTGTAAATTCTAATATCGTTAATTCTCTCTCCTCTTATATGGACCGCTCTTTCTGAAGCAGATAGTTTTGCCCTGGTTGGAAAAATTCGAGGCGTTTTGTCATCCTCATTATTCTCTGCCATCTCTGATTTAAGTACAGCAAAAACACCCGGCTCGTCAATTACAATAATCCAGCTATAAGCCGTATCTAAATCGTTTATAGTTGATTCTACCTGCTGCCATTGGTTTTCGTTATGGTTCCATTTATTTAAATCAACTGATTTAAATACTGGATCCACTAACTCTCGTTTTACTCTTATTTCCAGTTCCATACTACACTGTTCTGCCCAAATGAGGGGGAAAGAGATTTCAAATTGTTCAGATAAAGCAGCATAGGAGTGTTGATCTTCCAAAGCAGAGTCCAGAATCGATATTTCCGGAAGCCCTCTTAACTTTTCGTTTGCATGTAAATAAAAACTGGCAGAACTGTTAGTAGTAGGGGAAACAACTTTCAAACGTGCTGTGTCATTTTGATCGTAACTAACAGGATTTATCTCAAAATGGTTACTAAAGTCGATACGATTAGTTGAATCAGCATTAGATACAACCAGCACTACACTTTCATAACTTTTCCATTGCGGGATGGTGAGATCTGCGGTATGAATATTCCCTTTAGGAACAGTAATAATTTCACTTCCATGTTCAGTGTTTTTAATCACCCGTGCACTCCAAAGCGGAAAAGCTGGACTAAGGCGTTGGTCTAAATCTGCCCTAACATTAAGAAACAGGGTGTCATTATGGTGCTCTTGTGGTTCGAGGGAAGTGATTGCCATTGCATAGGGAGAGATTGTTTGCCTAATCAGATCTTTATCAATTAATTCGGGGCTCCATGAGCTCATAAGTTCAGCATCACTTACAAACCGCCCATCTGTAGCTCTATCTCCGGTAAAATAACTGTGGGCGTGAAAATCATTAAGAATATCAGCCCAGTTGCGGGTAAACTGCGAAGATACTTCCTGTAAATTACGGTGAAAGGACTGTTTTTGTTCATAATTTCTCGTGTGAACATTTTTAATAAAATCAATGACATTTTCGCCCACAGCTTTTTCAAAAAGAAATTTCGTCAGCAATGAATTAGTGTAAATGGCTTCAGTGCTGAAAAATGGCATAGTA from Chitinispirillales bacterium ANBcel5 includes the following:
- a CDS encoding DUF4416 family protein, which produces MGSIQKPLNVKLFMGIMYHKRMNLKEILQEICEEFGQQDRFLGPVDFEWSHYYEQEMGKDLLKYYTTFSTPIDRDQLPSIKLFTNQLEAKWAKNECRAVNIDPGYIARDKLVLASTKDFYHRLYLSDGIFGEVTLHYRKGVFRYFSWTYPDYKEPKIVNFLEMARADLVHDLRNQG
- the ispF gene encoding 2-C-methyl-D-erythritol 2,4-cyclodiphosphate synthase; this encodes MYISSIGQDSHRFETEDVSKPLILGAIKIPQSPGLSGNSDADVVLHAITNAISGISGVNILGKVSDDLCLKEGIKDSKVYLQKALQTLENTIINHVSISIECKKPKLSDHISEMKKSVAQLLSLPVSSVGITATTGEGLTGFGKGEGIQALVILSAQKCS